From a single Capsicum annuum cultivar UCD-10X-F1 chromosome 12, UCD10Xv1.1, whole genome shotgun sequence genomic region:
- the LOC107850639 gene encoding protein GLUTELIN PRECURSOR ACCUMULATION 3 isoform X2: MHYWVRASSSDFTGTIPQPRSGHTAANIGKSKIVVFGGLIDKKFLNDITVYDIENKLWFQPECTGSGSDGQVGPSPRAFHVAVAIDCHMFIFGGRSGSRRLGDFWVLDTDIWQWSELTSFGDLPSARDFAAASPIGNSKIVMFGGWDGKKWLSDVYILDTMTLEWRELSVLGTLPPPRCGHTATMVEKRLLVYGGRGGGGPIMADLWALKGLIEEENESPGWTQLKLPGQAPTARCGHTVTSGGLYLLLFGGHGTGGWLSRYDVYYNDCVVLDRVSVQWKRLPTTNEPPVARAYHSMTSIGSRYLLFGGFDGKSTYGDLWWLVPEDDPIAKRVTASPPKAIHENQDASMTSMEKERQMQEDAVSELQKRIGVSVPVSNSNAKRIVDVLEDTELLELASKFTGEGALSNKEAVQALRDQWSKSSPKSIQLKELSPLLRDYKRGVMRIKDCV; this comes from the exons ATGCATTATTGGGTCCGAGCATCTTCCTCAGATTTCACCGGAACTATTCCACAACCTAGAAG TGGACATACTGCTGCGAACATTGGAAAATCGAAAATTGTGGTGTTCGGAGGATTAATTGACAAGAAGTTTCTTAATGACATTACTGTCTATGATATTG AAAACAAATTGTGGTTTCAGCCAGAGTGCACAGGCAGTGGTTCTGATGGCCAAGTTGGTCCTAGCCCACGGGCATTCCATGTTGCTGTCGCAATTGACTGTCATATGTTCATCTTTGGCGGGAGATCCGGCAGTAGAAG GTTAGGTGATTTTTGGGTTCTGGATACTG ATATATGGCAATGGTCAGAGCTGACAAGTTTTGGCGACTTACCTTCTGCAAGGGATTTTGCAGCTGCCTCAcccattggaaacagtaaaatTGTAAT GTTTGGTGGCTGGGATGGTAAAAAGTGGTTGTCAGATGTTTATATCTTGGACACAA TGACTCTTGAGTGGAGGGAGCTATCTGTTTTGGGAACTTTACCTCCACCTAGATGTGGACATACTGCTACTATGGTTGAGAAAAGATTGCTTGTCTATGGTGGTAGAG GAGGAGGAGGGCCGATTATGGCCGACTTATGGGCTTTGAAGGGACTAATTGAAGAAG AGAATGAGAGCCCTGGATGGACCCAATTGAAACTTCCAGGTCAAGCTCCTACAGCGCGTTGTGGACATACAGTTACATCTGGAGGACTCTAT CTCTTGTTATTTGGAGGGCATGGAACAGGTGGTTGGTTGAGTCGGTATGATGTTTACTACAATGATTGTGTTGTTTTAGACAGGG TGTCTGTACAGTGGAAACGCCTACCAACTACTAATGAACCGCCAGTTGCACGAGCATACCACTCAATGACCTCAATTGGGTCACGATATTTGTTGTTTGGAGGGTTCGATGGAAAATCAACTTATGGTGATCTGTGGTGGTTAGTTCCAGAAG ATGATCCAATTGCTAAGCGCGTAACGGCTTCTCCTCCCAAGGCCATCCATGAAAACCAGGATGCTTCAATGACAAGTATGGAGAAG GAGAGGCAAATGCAAGAAGATGCTGTATCAGAGTTGCAGAAAAGGATAGGAGTTTCAGTACCCGTCTCCAATTCTAATGCGAAGAGAATTGTAGATGTGTTGGAAGATACAGAATTATTAGAATTGGCATCTAAATTCACTGGAGAGGGAGCTCTCAGTAATAAGGAG GCTGTACAAGCACTTCGCGATCAGTGGTCAAAGTCCTCTCCAAAGTCAATTCAATTAAAAGAGCTTAGTCCATTACTTCGCGACTACAAGCGCGGCGTTATGCGCATTAAAGA TTGCGTATGA
- the LOC107850639 gene encoding protein GLUTELIN PRECURSOR ACCUMULATION 3 isoform X1 — translation MHYWVRASSSDFTGTIPQPRSGHTAANIGKSKIVVFGGLIDKKFLNDITVYDIENKLWFQPECTGSGSDGQVGPSPRAFHVAVAIDCHMFIFGGRSGSRRLGDFWVLDTDIWQWSELTSFGDLPSARDFAAASPIGNSKIVMFGGWDGKKWLSDVYILDTMTLEWRELSVLGTLPPPRCGHTATMVEKRLLVYGGRGGGGPIMADLWALKGLIEEENESPGWTQLKLPGQAPTARCGHTVTSGGLYLLLFGGHGTGGWLSRYDVYYNDCVVLDRVSVQWKRLPTTNEPPVARAYHSMTSIGSRYLLFGGFDGKSTYGDLWWLVPEDDPIAKRVTASPPKAIHENQDASMTSMEKERQMQEDAVSELQKRIGVSVPVSNSNAKRIVDVLEDTELLELASKFTGEGALSNKEAVQALRDQWSKSSPKSIQLKELSPLLRDYKRGVMRIKEENLGAFLQSMNPESLGKENYRFYHIRDVSQLRMNDIPHLLAEYRQLPFWI, via the exons ATGCATTATTGGGTCCGAGCATCTTCCTCAGATTTCACCGGAACTATTCCACAACCTAGAAG TGGACATACTGCTGCGAACATTGGAAAATCGAAAATTGTGGTGTTCGGAGGATTAATTGACAAGAAGTTTCTTAATGACATTACTGTCTATGATATTG AAAACAAATTGTGGTTTCAGCCAGAGTGCACAGGCAGTGGTTCTGATGGCCAAGTTGGTCCTAGCCCACGGGCATTCCATGTTGCTGTCGCAATTGACTGTCATATGTTCATCTTTGGCGGGAGATCCGGCAGTAGAAG GTTAGGTGATTTTTGGGTTCTGGATACTG ATATATGGCAATGGTCAGAGCTGACAAGTTTTGGCGACTTACCTTCTGCAAGGGATTTTGCAGCTGCCTCAcccattggaaacagtaaaatTGTAAT GTTTGGTGGCTGGGATGGTAAAAAGTGGTTGTCAGATGTTTATATCTTGGACACAA TGACTCTTGAGTGGAGGGAGCTATCTGTTTTGGGAACTTTACCTCCACCTAGATGTGGACATACTGCTACTATGGTTGAGAAAAGATTGCTTGTCTATGGTGGTAGAG GAGGAGGAGGGCCGATTATGGCCGACTTATGGGCTTTGAAGGGACTAATTGAAGAAG AGAATGAGAGCCCTGGATGGACCCAATTGAAACTTCCAGGTCAAGCTCCTACAGCGCGTTGTGGACATACAGTTACATCTGGAGGACTCTAT CTCTTGTTATTTGGAGGGCATGGAACAGGTGGTTGGTTGAGTCGGTATGATGTTTACTACAATGATTGTGTTGTTTTAGACAGGG TGTCTGTACAGTGGAAACGCCTACCAACTACTAATGAACCGCCAGTTGCACGAGCATACCACTCAATGACCTCAATTGGGTCACGATATTTGTTGTTTGGAGGGTTCGATGGAAAATCAACTTATGGTGATCTGTGGTGGTTAGTTCCAGAAG ATGATCCAATTGCTAAGCGCGTAACGGCTTCTCCTCCCAAGGCCATCCATGAAAACCAGGATGCTTCAATGACAAGTATGGAGAAG GAGAGGCAAATGCAAGAAGATGCTGTATCAGAGTTGCAGAAAAGGATAGGAGTTTCAGTACCCGTCTCCAATTCTAATGCGAAGAGAATTGTAGATGTGTTGGAAGATACAGAATTATTAGAATTGGCATCTAAATTCACTGGAGAGGGAGCTCTCAGTAATAAGGAG GCTGTACAAGCACTTCGCGATCAGTGGTCAAAGTCCTCTCCAAAGTCAATTCAATTAAAAGAGCTTAGTCCATTACTTCGCGACTACAAGCGCGGCGTTATGCGCATTAAAGA GGAAAATCTTGGAGCATTCTTGCAATCCATGAATCCAGAATCTCTGGGGAAAGAGAACTATAGATTCTATCATATCAGGGATGTTAGTCAG TTGCGTATGAATGACATCCCACATCTGCTGGCTGAGTACAGACAACTCCCCTTCTGGATTTAG
- the LOC107850639 gene encoding protein GLUTELIN PRECURSOR ACCUMULATION 3 isoform X3, translating into MTLLSMILPECTGSGSDGQVGPSPRAFHVAVAIDCHMFIFGGRSGSRRLGDFWVLDTDIWQWSELTSFGDLPSARDFAAASPIGNSKIVMFGGWDGKKWLSDVYILDTMTLEWRELSVLGTLPPPRCGHTATMVEKRLLVYGGRGGGGPIMADLWALKGLIEEENESPGWTQLKLPGQAPTARCGHTVTSGGLYLLLFGGHGTGGWLSRYDVYYNDCVVLDRVSVQWKRLPTTNEPPVARAYHSMTSIGSRYLLFGGFDGKSTYGDLWWLVPEDDPIAKRVTASPPKAIHENQDASMTSMEKERQMQEDAVSELQKRIGVSVPVSNSNAKRIVDVLEDTELLELASKFTGEGALSNKEAVQALRDQWSKSSPKSIQLKELSPLLRDYKRGVMRIKEENLGAFLQSMNPESLGKENYRFYHIRDVSQLRMNDIPHLLAEYRQLPFWI; encoded by the exons ATGACATTACTGTCTATGATATTG CCAGAGTGCACAGGCAGTGGTTCTGATGGCCAAGTTGGTCCTAGCCCACGGGCATTCCATGTTGCTGTCGCAATTGACTGTCATATGTTCATCTTTGGCGGGAGATCCGGCAGTAGAAG GTTAGGTGATTTTTGGGTTCTGGATACTG ATATATGGCAATGGTCAGAGCTGACAAGTTTTGGCGACTTACCTTCTGCAAGGGATTTTGCAGCTGCCTCAcccattggaaacagtaaaatTGTAAT GTTTGGTGGCTGGGATGGTAAAAAGTGGTTGTCAGATGTTTATATCTTGGACACAA TGACTCTTGAGTGGAGGGAGCTATCTGTTTTGGGAACTTTACCTCCACCTAGATGTGGACATACTGCTACTATGGTTGAGAAAAGATTGCTTGTCTATGGTGGTAGAG GAGGAGGAGGGCCGATTATGGCCGACTTATGGGCTTTGAAGGGACTAATTGAAGAAG AGAATGAGAGCCCTGGATGGACCCAATTGAAACTTCCAGGTCAAGCTCCTACAGCGCGTTGTGGACATACAGTTACATCTGGAGGACTCTAT CTCTTGTTATTTGGAGGGCATGGAACAGGTGGTTGGTTGAGTCGGTATGATGTTTACTACAATGATTGTGTTGTTTTAGACAGGG TGTCTGTACAGTGGAAACGCCTACCAACTACTAATGAACCGCCAGTTGCACGAGCATACCACTCAATGACCTCAATTGGGTCACGATATTTGTTGTTTGGAGGGTTCGATGGAAAATCAACTTATGGTGATCTGTGGTGGTTAGTTCCAGAAG ATGATCCAATTGCTAAGCGCGTAACGGCTTCTCCTCCCAAGGCCATCCATGAAAACCAGGATGCTTCAATGACAAGTATGGAGAAG GAGAGGCAAATGCAAGAAGATGCTGTATCAGAGTTGCAGAAAAGGATAGGAGTTTCAGTACCCGTCTCCAATTCTAATGCGAAGAGAATTGTAGATGTGTTGGAAGATACAGAATTATTAGAATTGGCATCTAAATTCACTGGAGAGGGAGCTCTCAGTAATAAGGAG GCTGTACAAGCACTTCGCGATCAGTGGTCAAAGTCCTCTCCAAAGTCAATTCAATTAAAAGAGCTTAGTCCATTACTTCGCGACTACAAGCGCGGCGTTATGCGCATTAAAGA GGAAAATCTTGGAGCATTCTTGCAATCCATGAATCCAGAATCTCTGGGGAAAGAGAACTATAGATTCTATCATATCAGGGATGTTAGTCAG TTGCGTATGAATGACATCCCACATCTGCTGGCTGAGTACAGACAACTCCCCTTCTGGATTTAG